A single region of the Echinicola jeungdonensis genome encodes:
- a CDS encoding phosphatidylserine decarboxylase, giving the protein MKPSFLNFKILLFILIMAAFSAFNPSKSQEKKDYGEATKALIEIVENNPEVKSMLVSSLEIAQQINPDKKTNPAQSLEEYFKFVSHCERSMPWDLLQETNYNGLLSQTSQSLIYFYFLLDQPLPELEGKGNYKNTLQYAEPIASWLITFDQSWARFLETEASWNEEYYQMALEDPAFGLHKGWYEDPSNWKTFNQFFARHLKSPDQRPIASPDDPSVVAAFADSRPQGVWDIDGNSEIISKEGVPVKSARVQSIPSFRKRKCL; this is encoded by the coding sequence ATGAAACCATCCTTTCTGAACTTCAAAATACTGCTTTTTATCCTAATAATGGCTGCTTTTTCGGCCTTCAATCCGTCGAAATCTCAGGAAAAAAAGGATTATGGTGAAGCCACTAAGGCTTTGATAGAGATTGTGGAAAATAATCCAGAGGTAAAATCCATGCTGGTTTCCTCCCTGGAAATTGCCCAACAGATCAACCCCGATAAAAAGACCAACCCTGCCCAAAGCCTGGAGGAATACTTTAAGTTTGTTTCGCATTGTGAAAGGAGTATGCCCTGGGATTTATTGCAGGAAACCAATTACAACGGGCTTTTGAGTCAGACCAGCCAAAGCCTGATTTATTTTTACTTTTTGCTGGATCAGCCCTTGCCCGAACTGGAAGGGAAAGGAAATTACAAAAACACCTTACAGTATGCCGAACCCATTGCCTCCTGGCTTATCACTTTTGACCAATCCTGGGCCCGGTTTTTAGAAACGGAGGCCTCCTGGAATGAGGAATACTATCAAATGGCCCTGGAGGATCCTGCTTTTGGGTTGCATAAAGGTTGGTATGAAGATCCCTCCAACTGGAAAACCTTTAATCAGTTTTTTGCCCGCCATCTTAAGTCCCCGGACCAAAGGCCCATTGCCTCTCCTGATGATCCTTCAGTGGTGGCTGCTTTTGCGGATTCCCGCCCACAGGGAGTATGGGACATTGATGGAAATTCAGAAATTATTTCAAAAGAGGGCGTTCCGGTAAAATCAGCAAGGGTCCAATCCATCCCGAGCTTTAGGAAAAGAAAGTGCCTATAA
- a CDS encoding phosphatidylserine decarboxylase has translation MDTSKYGLVALLPIGMAVVNSVNLEKQLKPGDKVKKGDMLGHFAFGGSDFIMFFRIR, from the coding sequence TTGGATACCAGTAAATATGGCCTGGTGGCCTTGCTGCCCATAGGCATGGCCGTAGTCAATTCGGTTAACCTTGAAAAGCAGCTAAAGCCCGGGGATAAGGTGAAAAAAGGAGATATGCTGGGCCATTTTGCCTTTGGCGGCTCCGACTTTATTATGTTTTTCAGGATAAGGTAA